Within Citromicrobium bathyomarinum, the genomic segment TCGTTAAGCTGCCCTATCGCTACAACATTCTCAACCGCATGCGCGCCTACCCGAAGATCGATGGGTTGCTGGAGGAATTCGAGCCCGACCTGATCTTCGTCCACGACATCATGCTCAACCTGCCGGAATGCATCGCCTATGTGAAAAAGCATCCGCAGACCAAGATGATCATGGACTATCACGCGGATTATTCGAACAGCGGCAAGAACTGGGTCTCGCTGAAGATTCTGCACGGAGTGCTGCGCAAGCGCTTCCTCGACAAGGCGCGCCCGCATCTCTCGATGATCTATCCCATCGTCCCCGCCGGGTTCGACTTCCTGAACGAGGTCTATGGCGTCCCGCGCGACGAGATGAGCCTGCTGCCGCTGGGAACGGACCTGGAATATGGCGCGCAGGTTCACGCTTCAGGGGCGGGCAGGGCAATCCGGCGCGAACTGGGCATCGCGCAGAGCGACTTCGTCATCTTCACCGGTGGCAAGCTGACCCCTTTCAAACGGACCGAAACGCTGGTCGAGGCGGTTAACGCGCTGGATCGTGCCGATGTGCACCTGCTGGTGGCGGGTGCGGCAGGCCCCAACGAAGCGGAGTATTTCGCCGGGCTCGAACAGATGGCCCAAGGCAATCCGCGCATCCATTTCCGCGGCTGGCAGGACAAGCTGGGCGTCTACCGCCATCTCGACGCGGCGGACATCGCGGTGTTTCCCGCCAGCCAGTCGATCCTGTGGCAGCAATCGATCGGCATGGGACTGCCCGTGATCGTGGGCGACCGCTCCGAATTCATGGTCCCGTCCGATGCCAGCTACCTCAACCGCAACGGCAATCTCATCGTGCTCGACCATGAAGAGGATACCGCCCCCCAGATCGAGCGACTGCTGCGCGGCCTGATCGAGGATCGCGAAGCGCTCGCGAAAATGGCCGAAGGCGCGCGCCGCACGGCTGCCGAGATGCTCGACTGGAATAAGCTGATAGACGAGACGCTACGCCATGTGCCTGAGGAGGTAAGGTCCTAACAATGACACCCGCAAACGACGCTCGAACCGGAACGGGCACACATCGCTCTCTTATCGAGATTCCATGCCCCTACTGCTCAGGGACAAGCCATTCTTTCTGGGCCGAAGAGCGCGGATATACCGTGGTCCGGTGCGACGGTTGCCGTTTCCTGTATCTCAACCCGGCGCCACCACCCGAAAGCGTCTCGGAAGCCGTGATGACGGGTTTTCACCACGATGAGGCTGGCGATCTCGATGTGAGGGCGCATCGCAGCGAAAAGAAGGTCGATCATTACGAGGCCATCATCAAGACCATGTTCGCGGACAAGTGGAGCAGCGAACAGCCGATCCACTGGCTCGATATCGGCTCTGGCTATGGCGAAATCATCGAGGCGGTTTCACGGCTGGCGCCGAAAGGCAGCACGATCGAGGGGATCGAGCCGATGAAGCCAAAGGCCGATGCCGCGCGCGAGCGCGGCCTCACCGTTACCAATGATTATCTGCGGCGCGATCATCCCAAGGTCGACATCGCGTCTTCGATCGACGTGTTCTCTCACATCCCGGACTATCGGGCCTTCCTCGCGGACGTGGTGGCAGTACTGAAGCCGGGCGGCGAATTTCTGATCGAAACGGGCAACCTCGCCGACGTCGACGAGCGCTCACAGTTTCCGTTCGAACTTGGGGTTCCCGATCACCTGACCTTCGCCGGACGCGCGCACCTCGAGGGCCTCCTCGACGAGGCCGGCTTCGAAGTGGTGACTGTACAGGAACGCCGCGTCGACGACTTGATGGGCGCGGCCAAGAATCTGGTGAAGATCCTCATCGGTCGCCCGGGCGTGCTTTCGGTCCCCTACCAGTCGAAGTATCGGCAGCTGGTGATCAGGGCGCGCTTGCGCGAGTGAAGGACGCTGGCGGCTTGCGTTTACGGTTCTTCGTCGGGAAAAAGGTCTTGGCGATGAAGAAGAAATCGATCCGCAGGGTCGGTCCGCGAGAGCCGAAGGCGCACTGGTGATGCCGCATTGCGCCATGGCCGGGCGACCACCCATTGAGGGGTTGGTTCACC encodes:
- a CDS encoding glycosyltransferase family 4 protein; its protein translation is MRIFMLCDFFNEELEYQENHLVDYYRRHGHEVIVVCSLYENVFDYYTDKKVGGPGRDYEVNGARIVKLPYRYNILNRMRAYPKIDGLLEEFEPDLIFVHDIMLNLPECIAYVKKHPQTKMIMDYHADYSNSGKNWVSLKILHGVLRKRFLDKARPHLSMIYPIVPAGFDFLNEVYGVPRDEMSLLPLGTDLEYGAQVHASGAGRAIRRELGIAQSDFVIFTGGKLTPFKRTETLVEAVNALDRADVHLLVAGAAGPNEAEYFAGLEQMAQGNPRIHFRGWQDKLGVYRHLDAADIAVFPASQSILWQQSIGMGLPVIVGDRSEFMVPSDASYLNRNGNLIVLDHEEDTAPQIERLLRGLIEDREALAKMAEGARRTAAEMLDWNKLIDETLRHVPEEVRS
- a CDS encoding class I SAM-dependent methyltransferase, with the translated sequence MTGFHHDEAGDLDVRAHRSEKKVDHYEAIIKTMFADKWSSEQPIHWLDIGSGYGEIIEAVSRLAPKGSTIEGIEPMKPKADAARERGLTVTNDYLRRDHPKVDIASSIDVFSHIPDYRAFLADVVAVLKPGGEFLIETGNLADVDERSQFPFELGVPDHLTFAGRAHLEGLLDEAGFEVVTVQERRVDDLMGAAKNLVKILIGRPGVLSVPYQSKYRQLVIRARLRE